From the genome of Deferribacteraceae bacterium V6Fe1:
TTCAACCTTACTATTAATTTAAAGGACAGCTGGGCAAAGATACAAAATAAAAACTAAGAGGGAAGCCATGGAAGAGCCAAAACCTACCTGCTCAATTTGTGCATGGAGGGCAACATGCAATAAAAAGTATTCCATCACAGACCCTTCAAAGTGTCTTGATTACACAAGGGATTTGACCATCGACTTAAGCCCTGAAAAAGAAAAGGACAAAGATGAAGATAAAGACAGGAATAGGGATTGACGCTCACAGGTTTTGTGAAAACAGACCTTTAATTGTCGGCGGGATAAAAATTGAATATGAATTAGGACTACAAGGGCATAGCGACGCAGATGTCCTAATTCATGCAATTATTGACAGCCTTATAGGGCCTGCACTGGGTAAAGATATCGGCCAAATATTCCCTGACAATGATGATAAATTTAAAAATATCGACTCAAAAATACTATTAAAAAAATCCATCAAACTAATAAACGAAAAAAATTACCAAATATCCCATATAGACGCACAAATAATAGGAGAAAAACCAAAATTTAAAGATTACATCCCTTTAATGAGAAAAACTCTTGCAGAAACAATGGGTATTGATATTGATGATATTACTGTCAAGGCAACCACTACGGAAAAAATGGGATTTACCGGCCGTGGTGAAGGGCTTGCCGCAATTGCAGTATCGACGTTAATACGATTATAACCTTACAATTCACTCACATTACTTTACAAGTATCATCTACACATTTGCTAAAAAATACAAAATACAAAAAGATAATATATGAAATTACCGCAAGGGCTGCAAAGGTTAGACTATAATATCCCATTGGTGCAAGGAGAAAAACGGTTATCCAATGTAAAAAGATTATCCTTCCGGAATGAAGTCTTATAGGAAAATCAGATATCCTTGAAATCACAACCAGCCCTGATAAATTCCACCCGTAAAGAGAAATAATCCTGTGAATATTCCTTAGCAGTTTTAAATTCTCAGCTGTGTTGTAGTCAGGGTAAAAATAGATTGCAATATATGCTACTCCGGTAATAGCAGTGGCTATCAGAAAACATATCCCTGAAGTCAAAAATGCCTTTTGCTGCTCCTTTACCCCCAAATTTATGTATAAAAAAAGTGTAGTAACGACAGCCACCACAAGTATAAGGGATATTACTAATTCTAAAATGGCCGATTCAAAAAGGATAAAAATAAAAAATATTATCACCCCGAGATTTATTGTCCAGAAAATCGTTATTTTGGTATATCTGCCTATTGGCGTCTTAGCCCTGTGCATCATTTTAAATATCATTGACAACGAGATAAGGGACACAGGGAAAGAAAAGCCTAGAAAAAAGGTATTCAACTCAAACTTTTCAAATGGAAGCAACTTTGAAAATTCATGATTATATATCGCAAAAGTGGAAAGCAGCAGCCCCAAAGACATGCAAAGTAGCGAAGCATGATGAAACTTGTCATATGTAGGGATTTTTGTGGTAAAAAAGTCAAACGGGAAAAATGAAAACCTCCTTATCCTTACCATCTCCACAATAGCGACCAAAATTAGAGATACGACTATCGCATAAACATACATATGGAAAAATGCCAAAAAGGCATAGATAAATGTTAATATAAAAAAAACCTTATTTTTAAGGCTCATCACCCCCTTATTTTCCGTAAAATAAACAATTATCGAGCCGCCTGAGCACAAATTAAACAAAAAAATATGCAACCTTTCAAAATTATACTCGGGGATTATTAAATGCATAAAACCAAAAATCATTGCCAGCGTCAATGTGCTAAAAAAAAGCAGCCTTGTATTAAAACTCATTTTACCTGCCTAATGTATGTCTTATTGTATATTCCAAATCCGAAAAATAGAATTTAAACCCGTTATCCAATAACTTTTTCGGATAAACCCTTGTGCTTGTCAAGAGGATTTCTCTCCCCATCTGTCCAAATAAAAGTTCAACAGCCTTTTCAGGGACTTTTACAAATTGAGGTCTCTTTAATACTTTTGCCAAAATTTTGGCATAATCTTTTTGAAGCACCGGGTTAGGCGATACAACATTTACCGCACCTCTGATATCGTCTTTGTAAAGAGAAAATAAAATACTGTAAAGGACGTCATCCATACTTACCCAGCTTAAATAATTATCCCCCTTGCCAAATATGACGCCCAACCCAGCATTGAAAAAAGGTAGCACTCTATTTAATGCCCCTCCGCAGTAGGACATCACTACCCCAATACGCAAATTTACAACCCTCATGTTGTTTGTTAGAATATTAGCAGACTCTTCCCAATTTTTACAAATATATGAAATAAACACACCACCTGAAGAGTCTTCTTCGGTAACAAACTTATCCCCCGTTTCCCCATAATAACCTATCGCTGAGGCGGATATAAAAACTTTCGGTTTATTTTCCAAACTTAATATAAATTCAGCTAACTTTTTGGTGTTACCAATCCTACTTTTGACAATTTCACCCTTTATTTTATCATTCCACCTTTTATTGCCAATTGGCTTGCCAGCCAAATGAATTACCGCATCAAAATTTAAGTTATCACCATAAATTTTACCTGTATCGATATCCCAGTAATAGTTTTCTTCATCTGCAAGCCCTTTGTCCCTAATAAGCCTGACAACTTTATGACCATGGGTCTGCAAGAGAGGTAAAAGATTCCTCCCGATATCACCACTTGCTCCTGTAACTGCAATCCGCATTGGCATAGCATCAAATTTTTCGAGAAAATCTATATCATTTCTTGTAATAGTGTGCCTATAGTCAAATATCCTTCTGAATTTATTAACTACAAAATATTTTGTTAAAAAGTGAAGAGGCATTTCAAATTCTACATTATCTTTGAGTTGAGAGCTAATATCGCCCGATTTTTTAAAAATATGCGAGTGTTTATAACTTCTGAAAGGTCCTTTTTCCTGAATATCTACAAATATTTTATTTTTTTCATACTCCACATGTCTTGCCACATAATCTATCCAAAATGGGCCTGCCTTTACTTTAAAAAATACTTGAGGATTTTCGCTGATTTTTCCGGTTTGAGAAAGAAGGACAACCTTCTCCCAGCAAGGGGTAAGCCTCTTTATGACTCCATCCCTTTCATGCCATGAAAAAAGTCTATCTACACTTACATTAAAAGTTGATTCTTTTATAAATGTGCTTTTCATCTTCTAAGACTAAATCTTTTTACCGGCGTGACAGTAACAACCCCGTCAGCTTTAGATAAAACCTTTACCCTTTTGTCTATTTTCAAATCTTTGACATCGCCATGATATTTAGCCATAAACTTTTTACCTTCCCGCTCACACATTACTACCCTTAAGGGGGATTCAAACCCTTCTGGTGGTGCATTCAATATCGTGTAGGTGTATATCCTAAGACTTTTGGAGTCTTGCCCTTTTTTATCTTCAAACTTTAGCCCTTCTATATTAAAATATTTTACAATTGAGCTTTTTCTTTTTAATATCGACACAAAATTATTCGTAGCAAGGCCGCCAATACTCTGAGTAAGTGCCACATCACTCTTTTTGGGAATAATATTTTTGTCGCACCTGCCTGTCATAATCCGATAACATTCGACCACCTGCGCAAGACCACTTGCACCTACCGGATGCCCCCTGGACTTTAACCCTCCTGATAAATTTACCGGAAGCTTGCCATCCTTGTAACACTCTTTTTTCAGATAAAAATCATAAATTTTTTTATAGTCACACAAGCCCGTATCTATAAGTCCTGTAATTTCAAAAGGGGTAAATGCATCATGTATCTCACAAAAATCTATAGAATCAGGACCGATACCAGCCATTTCATATGCCTGCTTTGCCGCCTTTCTCGTTGATTCAAAATGTGTAATATACTCCCTTTTAGTTAAAGCCTGTTTGTCAGTCCCTTGCCCTACCCCGATAATTTCAATATCGCCGGCCACTCTTGAAATAACCATGGCAGCAGCACCATCACTGATTGGGGAACAGTCGTAAAGCCTTAACGGAGCAGAAATGACTTTACTCTTTAAATAGTCCTCTTTAGTGATTATCTTTCTAAATTGAGCATATTCATTAAAATTGCCGTAATAATGATTCTTTTCTGCCACGGCAAACAGTAAATTTTGTAATTTTATGATATTTAATTTATTTTCATACGCAAATCTGTTTGTTACCATCGCAGCCAAAGATGGCATGCTGACACCCACTTTTCTCTCGTAAGGGTCTATTACCTCAGCTATCAGCTTTGTTGTCTTTGGGGTATCAAGATGGGTCATTTTTTCAGCAGCAAGCACAAGTACATTTTTATATATACCTGAAGCCAATGTGGCATATGCATAAAAGAGTACGGCAGCACCTGTGGAAGAAGCTGTCTCAACCCTTACCGCAGGTTTGCCGGACAAGCCCAATTTGTCAGCCACATAGGATGCAATATTGCCGACACCTAAAAAACCCTCAGGATTCATTAAACCCAGAAAAATGGCATCAATATCCTTTAAATCAAAATTAAGATTATCCACAGCCTCTCTGATAATATCCACAAGGGAATCTTTTGACTTTCCAAATTTTGAAAGGGCTGCATCTGCGATATAAATTCTGTTCATAGTTAATTATAAATTAGCATACAGTAAATATTCAACACAAAATATAAAGTTAAAAAAATTAAGCATTATCAAACAATATTTTATTACTTGAACAATGATTCAAACTGTGGTACAAAGTAAAGCTTGTACTTGGCAAAAAAGAAAGGAGGATTTCTTTATGAAAAAACTGTTAATTTTTGCTTTACTCTTAATGGCAACAGTTGCATTTGCTTCTCCAAAATACGGCGGGACACTTGTATTTGGAAGGGGTGGCGATTCTGTGACTCTTGACCCTGCACACGCTACAGACGGAGAATCTTTTTACGGTTCCACTCAGGTGTACGACAACCTTGTTCAGTTTAAACACGGCTCCACAGAAATTGAGCCTGCTTTGGCTGAAAAGTGGGAAGTCAGCAAAGACGGTCTTGAATACACTTTTTACCTAAGGAAAGGTGTAAAATTCCACAAAACTGAGTTTTTCAAGAAAGATGTAGAATTAACTGCTGATGATGTAATTTTTTCACTAAAAAGACAAATGGATTCAAATCACCCTTACTACAAAGTCGGGGGTGCTTACGAATACTGGCAAGCAATGGATATGGACAATATCGTAAAAGATATAGTTAAAGTAGACAAATACACTGTCAAATTTGTCCTTAAAAAACCTGAAGCACCATTTATTGCAAACCTCGCAATGGATTTTGCTTCAATCCTTTGCAAACAATATGCTGATGACCTTCTTAAGGCCGGTAAAGCTGAAGATATCGGCAAATACCCGGTAGGGACAGGACCATTTGTATTTTTAAAGTGGATTAAAGATGACAGAATAATCTACAAGGCAAATAAAGATTATTGGGGCGGAAGACCATTCCTTGACAAATTAATATTAAAGGTTATCCCTAACAACTCTGTAAGGGCTGCTGAGCTTAAAACCGGCTCAATTCACATAATGGACTTCCCAAACCCTGAAGAGGTGGCTGACCTTGAAAAAGACCCTAACATCAAGCTTGTTAAGCAGGAAGGTTTAAATGTTGGTTACCTTGCAATGAATACACAGAAAAAACCTTTCGATAACATCTTGGTAAGAAAGGCTATCAATATGGCAATAAACAAACAGGCAATCGTTGACGCTGTTTATGCAGGATTTGGAAAACCTGCTAAAAACCCTATTCCACCGACAATGTGGAGCTATAACGATGAAATAACTCCTTATGAATACAACCCTGAGAAAGCAAAAGAGCTTTTGGCTCAGGCAGGTTATCCTAACGGATTTGAGACTGATATATGGGCAATGCCTGTTCCAAGACCATACAACCCTAACGGCAAAAAAGTAGCTGAAGCTATTCAGGCTGACCTTGCTAAAATTGGTATCAAGGCAACAATCGTTTCATACGATTGGGGTACTTACCTTGAAAAAACAAAGCACGGCGAACATATGATGGCTCAGCTTGGCTGGACCGGCGACAACGGCGACCCAGATAACTTTTTATACGTTCTTTTAAGCTCAACTGCTGCTCAGGTGCCTGCTCAAAATATAGCTTTTTACAAAAGCGAAAGATTTGACAAACTAATAGAAGAAGCAAAGGTAACAAGTGATGTCGCAAAGAGAACAGAACTTTATAAGCAAGCTCAAGTAGTATTTCACGAAGAGGTACCTTGGGTGCCTATGGCTCATTCAATTGTTGTTGAACCAATGAGAAAAGAGGTAATGGATTTTACTCTTGACCCGGTTGGAAAAAGAAGGTTTGATAAAGTTTGGTTAAATAAGTAGATAGTAAATATAAAAAATTGGGCTGCCCTCAGCGGCAGCCTTTTATTAGAGGGATTTAAGTGTTAAGTTATATACTGAAAAGAATTTTTTGGGCTATCCCTACAATGTTTGGCGTATCAGTCCTTGTATTTTTAATGGTTCACCTTGCACCCGGAGACCCTGCGCTAATAATGCTTGGAGAGCATGCAAGCAAAGAATCTGTTGAGAAGCTCAGGGAAGAGATGGGGCTTAACAAGCCATTATATGAACAGTACATTATATTTATAAGTAAGGCGGTTCGTGGTGACTTTGGTAACTCAATCAAAAGCAAGCAACCTGTTATAGACGAGTTTTTTGAAAGATTCCCTGCCACAATTGAATTAACGCTAGTAAGTATGCTGATAGCTGTAATTATCGGTATACTTGCAGGTATTATTTCCGCAGTAAAAAGGTATTCATTTTTTGATTATCTTAGTATGTTTGGAGCATTGGCCGGTGTGTCTATGCCGGTATTTTGGCTTGGACTACTATTAATCTATTTTTTCTCTGTAAAGCTGGGTATTTTACCCGTATCCGGGAGATTAGGATTTGAATATTATATTGAACCAGTAACTGGCTTATATTTGATTGACTCTCTACTTGCTAATGATTATCCCGCTTTTTTTGACGCTCTCAAACATTTAATACTCCCAGGTATTGCTCTTGGCACTATCCCTATGGCAATAATAGCAAGGATGACCCGCTCAAGCATGCTTGAAGTCATGAGAGAGGACTATATCCGCACTGCAAGAGCAAAGGGGTGCTCAAGTACGAGGGTTATTTTTATTCATGCCCTCAGAAACGGGCTTATCCCTGTTGTTACGGTAATAGGATTGATGCTTGGTGCACTTCTTGCGGGGGCCATATTGACCGAAACCACATTTAGTTGGCCTGGAATTGGTAAATGGATTGTAAATGCGGTGTATCAAAGAGATTTTCCTGTTGTCCAATGTGCCACACTAATAATAGCAGTTATTTTTATTATTGTTAACCTCTTGGTAGACTTGATATATGCAATAATTAACCCTAAAATTAGGTTGGAATAATGAAAGAAACTCTTTTCTACGAATATTACAAAAACTTTAAGAAAAATAAGTCCGCAATGGCAGGACTTGGAATCGTAATATTTTTGATAATAATGGCAGTATTTGCTCCTATAATCACATCTTACGACCCAACGATACAGGATCTACAAAACAGACTACTGCCCCCTATGTGGAATTCAGGAGGCAGTTCACAACATATTCTTGGGACAGACGACTTCGGACGGGATATGTTTACCCGTATAATTTACGGAGCAAGAATATCCCTTATGATAGGTGTCATATCTGTTGGAATATCTATGTTTGTAGGAGTCATAATGGGAAGTATTGCAGGGTATTATGGTGGAAAGATTGACGGTATGATAATGAGGATTGTAGATATAATGCTTTCTGTACCTGCCATTTTGCTTGCAATCGTGATTGTTTCAGTGCTTGGACCAAGTCTTTACAATGCTATGATAGCAATAGGTATTGTCGGGATTCCATCCTTTGCAAGACTTGTAAGAAGCTCAGTTTTGCAGGAAAAAGTAAAAGAGTATGTTATAGCGTCAAGAATTAACGGCTCTTCAAATATGAGACTTATTTTTAAAGTAATTTTGCCAAACTGTATGGCACCGATAATTGTTCAAGGGACAATGGGCTTTGCCTCAGCCGTGCTTGAAGCTGCCGGACTAAGTTTCCTTTCCCTCGGTGCACAACCTCCCACACCTGAGTGGGGAGCAATGCTTGCAGATTCGCTGCAGTTTATCATGCGTGCTCCTTGGATGATAACTTATCCTGGGCTTGCGATATTTTTGACGGTATTGGGGTTTAACCTTGTCGGCGATGGACTTATGGATGTATTAGACCCAAAGATGAAGGATAAATAATGTTATTGTCAGTTAAAAATTTAAAAACACACTTTTTTTCAGATAACGGAGTGGCTAAAGCCGTAGATGGTATATCTTTTGATATACCTAAAGGGAAGACACTTTGCCTGGTAGGTGAATCAGGAAGTGGGAAAAGTATCACTTCCTTATCAATCATGAGACTTATTGATAGTCCAGGCAAAATAGTTGACGGAAACATCTTTTTGGAGAATATAGACCTTTTAAATCTAAGTGAAAAAGAGATGAAAAACATCAGAGGCAGCAAAATCTCAATGATTTTTCAAGAGCCGATGACCTCTCTTAATCCAAGCTACACAGTTGGCTTCCAAATTATGGAAACACTAAAGCTACATAATAAACTTTCAAAGAAAGAATTAAGAGAAAAAGCTATTGAAGCACTCAATCTTGTAGCCATCCCTTCACCTGAGGAAAGATTAAAGGAATACCCGTTCAAATTAAGCGGTGGTATGCGTCAAAGGGTTATGATTGCAATGGCTATGGCCTGCAATCCAAATCTTTTGATCGCTGATGAGCCTACAACTGCCCTTGACGTAACAATACAAGCACAAGTCTTAGCTCTTATGAGCGATTTGAAAGAGAAGAAAAATACTTCTATACTTTTCATTACTCACGATTTGGGAGTAGTCGCCGAAATGGCAGACTATGTGGCTGTAATGTACACGGGGAAAATAGTAGAAAAATCAACCGTTGAAAATATAATAAACTCACCAAAGCACCCATACACGGAAGGGCTTTTAATGTCACTACCCCAAAAAGGGAAGACTGAGAGAAAATCAAAATTATACAGCATTGAAGGGAATGTGCCAAGTTTGTTTAACCTTCCTGAAGGCTGCACCTTCTGGCCAAGATGCCCTTTTGCAAAAGATATTTGTAAAAAGGAAAAGCCCGTTTTGGAAAAAATCACTGATAATCATGAAGTCGCATGTTTTAAAGTACAGGGGAAATTTTGATGGAAAAGAATATATTGCTCAAGGTAGAAAATCTCAAAAAATATTATTCCGTAGGAAAATCTCTGTTTAGTAAACCAAAAACGTTAAAAGCTATCGATGATATTTCATTTTTTATAAAAAAAGGGGAAACTGTTAGTTTGGTGGGTGAATCAGGCTGTGGTAAGTCCACAACGGGAAAAATGATACTCAAAATTGAAGAGCCAACCGCAGGGAAAATCATTTATGATAGTAAAGATATAGTCGGTCTTAACAAAAATGAGTTAAAAGAGTATAGAAAAAAAGTCCAAATCATATTCCAAGACCCTTATTCCTCCCTTAACCCAAGGTGGAAGGTAGGCCAAATAATCGGTGAGCCACTGTTGCTAAGCGGACAAGATTTGGGCGACTATAAGGACAAAATACTTGAAATAATGGATAAAGTCGGTCTTTTAAAAGATCATTATGACAGATATCCTCATCAATTTTCGGGAGGACAAAGGCAAAGGATTTGCATAGCCAGATCTCTCATACTTCAACCGGAGCTTATCGTGTGCGATGAACCGGTGAGTGCTCTTGATGTTTCTATTCAATCCCAGGTATTAAATTTACTTTTGGATTTACAAAAAGAGTTTAATCTCACTTACCTTTTTATCTCCCATGATTTAAGTGTAGTTAACCATATCTCTGACAGGATTATCGTAATGTATCTGGGTAAAATTGTGGAAACAGGAAGTGCAGAAGATATAATGAATAATCCAAAACACCCTTATACTAAAGCGTTACTAAGTGCTGTTCCGGATTTGTCTTCTGCTAAAAACAGAGAAAAAATACTGCTTCAAGGGGATATCCCCACTCCGCTAAATCCTCCTAAAGGGTGCAGATTTTCTACAAGATGCCCTTTTGTTAAAAGTGAATGCTCAGATATTGATATGAAACTCATAGAAGTCAGTGATGGGCATTACACGGCTTGCCCATTCAAGACTTTTTAAATTAACAGGTTGTCACCTTGCTTTGACCTTTGCCTTATTGTTTCTTTTTATAAATTCGTATAGTATTGTTGCAGGATTAAAATCTATTTCAGACTTGCTGACAGTCTCAACTATTCTCTTATAGGGTTGGCCTGTTTTTATATCGTACGAATTTAAATCAAACAGCACAGGGGGCTCCACCTTCTTTTGCACATCTTTGACAATTAAAACTACCGGCTCCTTTTTATCAAAAAACTGCTTCACTATCAGTCCAACTTCTCCGCTGTCAAGCCTGACAACCGTGCCTAAGGAATGGGACTTAATAATTTTGACAATAAAATCCAATAATCGTTTACTGTAATGAATATCCGCAAAACTGTATAAAAGCTCAATCGCTCTATCCTGTGCGTAAGCACTTCTGTAACAGGTATCATTTGTTATAGCATCGTAAGAATCAATTATCCCAATTATCTTTGCATAATAAGATATTTCTGCACTTTTAAGTCCCCTTGGGTACCCTTCACCATTCCCCTTCTCATGATGCTCCAAAACTGCAAGTAATACATTTTCAGTAAATCCTCCGCTATCTAAAAGATACTTATAACCCAAAATAGGATGCTTCTTTATCTCTGCAAATTCTCTGTCGTTAAGCTTCCCCCTTTTATTTAATATATTTTGATCTATAAATACCTTTCCCACATCGTGTAAAAGTGCAGCCATTGTAAGCTCTCTAATCTTATCTTCAGTATACCCTAACTTTACACCTATCGTGTTTGCAAGAAATGCAAGATTTAGACTGTGATTATACAGATATTCATAATTATCAGAATATTTACTTATGTTTACTACAAAAATCGGATTTTTTAATGTACTTTCACAAACAGTATCTGTCACTTCAGATACTGTTTCTTTATCTAATTGTCCCTTAGAAGCATTATCAAAACAATGTTTTACATTATTTACCAAATTTGGATAAACATTTTGGACAAAGCTTAAGTCCGACAAAACAAGACTTGTCAGGCTCTTTTCTACCTCTTCTCGTAATTTTTCCTCTTCATCTTTTTCAATATTTTTTTCTTCAAAGTTGTCATTTTCTTGTGTAAATTCTACTACAATCTCTTTAACCCCGTATGATTTAAGTATTTCAATAGTTTCTTCTGCAGCTATATTTGTGGTATAAAGTTTCGGGTCTATCCAAGATTTATCACACTTAATTATTTTCATCCCCTTCTCATACTTATCAACAGATATATTTTTGACAATATTCGAACGCCCCATTAAATCCTCCTAAACAAATCATAGTTAATTTTAACACGATTTAATATTCATTTCCATAAATGTTATAATTTTAATTAAAATATACCCTTTTGGTTGATTTGTCCGTAAATGACTGCTATGAAATGTAACAAAATTTTGTGGAGTAAATATGGAAATTAATATGAAGTATAGGGACGAAAACATTACGATTGCCTTTGAAAATAGCGTAGTAAAAGTAAGGGATATTTTAAAAAAATTAAAGTTGACACCAGAGACAGCATTTGTAGTGATAAATGGTGAAATCAGACAGCCGCACGAAAAGGTAACAGAAGAGGACGACATTGAAGTAGTAAGTGTCATTTCTGGGGGATAGAATGCAAGCCAAATGTAAGGTATGTAAAGATAAAGGGGTAAATACCCCTGCAACAGTTATGCTGTCCACTTACAGACTTAATTTATGTAAAGAACATTTCATCTCATGGGTAGAAAAAAGAACCGAAGAAACAATTAAAAAATTTAAAATGTTTGGTAAAAAACAAAAGCTCTTAGTTGCAGTATCCGGAGGAAAAGATAGTTTAAATCTCTGGTATATATTAAATAAATTGGGTTATGATGCCGATGGATTTTACATAGATTTAGGAATTGAAGGATATTCCAACAAATCCAAAATATTTGCCCAAAATATGGCTGAAAGAATTGAT
Proteins encoded in this window:
- a CDS encoding MoaD/ThiS family protein: MEINMKYRDENITIAFENSVVKVRDILKKLKLTPETAFVVINGEIRQPHEKVTEEDDIEVVSVISGG